Proteins encoded within one genomic window of Schaalia sp. HMT-172:
- a CDS encoding glycoside hydrolase family 3 N-terminal domain-containing protein, which translates to MLSINWSDVWKMVESIKVPLIVIGAALALAIIVSLAVFKMGKPARKLTRSTAWVAALVAVVVAVVSMMYGGFKKVLDLAAGTGALTDVSKAQVEELGNNISDEGMVLLKNQNGALPLAKGSAINVWGWGSTNPIYGGTGSGSLSKDNPTTTLLDGLHNAGFTTNDELTNLYTSYRAERPEVGMFKADWSLPEPTQDKYSDDLLSNATAFGDTAVVTIARSGGEGFDLPRNVNQEMADNPYFSYTNNSEEYADFEDGQGYLELTRPEKDMIELAKKTSTKTVVVINAANAFQLGDLQDDPEIDAIVWAIPGGQVGFNALGRILDGEVNPSAKTPDTFARDIKAGPAANNFGDFQYTNMTEFAQDDPFNKGTQTQPSFVNYNESIYVGYRWYETAAAEGVIDYGNEVVYPFGFGLSYTTFSQSMSDITVDEATGTMSVDVTVTNTGQVAGKDVVQIYDNPPYTDGGIEKAAANLLSYEKTKLLEPGESQTLTVTWNRDALASYDSVNAKAYVLEAGDYTISARSNSHDVIDEKTYTVGATQTFDTSDNTHDGDQVVATNRFDDAKGDVTYLSRAGHFANFAESTAAPTNFEMSEADKAKFLATSNYDAAAADADSSATMPTTGARNGLVLGDLAGLDYDDPTWDQLLDQLTVKEMNTLISKGGYGSPAISSIGKLRVSDVDGPASLNNNFTGVGSIGLPSAVSVAATFNKELARSFGDAIGTMAHDMQVSGWYAPATNTHRYAYAGRNFEYFSEDPVLAGTLVAEEIKGAQARGVYAFLKHFALNDQETNRTHMLATWTNEQAMREIYLRPFEIGVKDGGAHAIMSAFNYIGPEYAGANSALLNGVLRDEWGFRGMVLTDYFAGYGYQNADQITRGGGDLMLATIDMPIATVNVQDAAGVTALRNASHNILYTVANSWMYENGQPEVTRNTWEYITWVVAGAAILALLGLELVAIRRYRARKDEAVITVEPAASIDEAGADKAEK; encoded by the coding sequence ATGCTTTCCATCAACTGGTCTGATGTGTGGAAGATGGTTGAGTCGATCAAGGTCCCCTTGATCGTCATCGGCGCGGCGCTGGCGCTCGCCATCATCGTCTCCCTCGCTGTTTTCAAGATGGGCAAGCCTGCCCGCAAGCTCACGCGCTCGACGGCCTGGGTCGCGGCGCTCGTCGCGGTCGTCGTGGCCGTCGTGTCGATGATGTACGGCGGCTTCAAGAAGGTGCTTGACCTGGCTGCCGGCACCGGCGCGCTGACGGACGTCTCGAAGGCTCAGGTGGAAGAACTGGGCAACAATATCTCGGACGAGGGCATGGTCCTTCTGAAGAATCAGAACGGTGCCCTGCCTCTCGCCAAGGGCTCCGCGATCAACGTGTGGGGCTGGGGCTCGACGAACCCGATCTACGGCGGCACAGGCTCCGGCTCGCTCTCGAAGGACAATCCCACTACGACGCTCCTCGACGGCCTCCACAACGCTGGCTTCACCACGAACGACGAGCTGACGAACCTGTACACCTCTTACCGCGCGGAGCGCCCCGAGGTCGGCATGTTTAAGGCCGACTGGTCGCTGCCCGAGCCCACGCAGGATAAGTACTCTGACGACCTGCTCTCCAACGCCACTGCCTTCGGTGACACCGCCGTGGTGACGATCGCCCGCTCGGGCGGCGAGGGCTTCGACCTGCCGCGCAACGTCAACCAGGAAATGGCGGACAACCCGTACTTCAGCTACACGAACAACTCCGAGGAGTACGCGGACTTCGAGGACGGCCAGGGCTACCTCGAGCTGACGCGTCCCGAGAAGGACATGATCGAGCTGGCGAAGAAGACCTCGACGAAGACGGTCGTCGTCATTAACGCCGCCAACGCCTTCCAGCTGGGCGACCTCCAGGACGACCCGGAGATCGACGCGATCGTGTGGGCGATCCCCGGCGGCCAGGTGGGCTTCAACGCGCTGGGCCGCATCCTGGACGGCGAGGTGAACCCCTCCGCCAAGACCCCCGACACCTTCGCCCGCGACATTAAGGCGGGTCCCGCGGCCAACAACTTCGGCGACTTCCAGTACACGAACATGACGGAGTTCGCCCAGGATGACCCCTTCAACAAGGGCACTCAGACGCAGCCGTCTTTCGTGAACTACAACGAGTCGATCTACGTCGGCTACCGCTGGTACGAGACGGCCGCCGCTGAGGGCGTCATCGACTACGGCAACGAGGTTGTCTACCCGTTTGGTTTCGGCCTGTCCTACACGACGTTCTCCCAGTCGATGAGTGACATCACGGTCGACGAGGCCACGGGTACCATGTCCGTTGACGTGACCGTGACGAACACGGGCCAGGTCGCCGGTAAGGACGTCGTGCAGATCTACGACAACCCGCCCTACACGGACGGCGGCATCGAAAAGGCTGCGGCGAACCTGCTGTCCTACGAGAAGACGAAGCTGCTGGAGCCCGGTGAGTCCCAGACGCTGACGGTCACGTGGAACCGTGACGCGCTCGCTTCCTACGACTCGGTGAATGCGAAGGCCTACGTGCTCGAGGCCGGCGACTACACGATCTCCGCGCGTTCCAACTCGCACGACGTCATCGACGAGAAGACGTACACGGTGGGCGCGACGCAGACCTTCGACACCTCGGACAACACGCACGACGGTGACCAGGTCGTGGCGACCAACCGCTTCGACGACGCGAAGGGTGACGTCACCTACCTGTCGCGCGCCGGCCACTTCGCCAACTTTGCGGAGTCGACCGCCGCCCCCACGAACTTCGAGATGAGCGAGGCCGATAAGGCGAAGTTCCTTGCGACCTCGAATTATGACGCGGCGGCCGCCGATGCTGACTCCAGCGCGACGATGCCCACCACGGGTGCCAGGAATGGCCTCGTCCTGGGTGACCTCGCTGGCCTCGACTACGACGACCCGACGTGGGATCAGCTCCTCGACCAGCTCACCGTCAAGGAAATGAACACACTCATCTCCAAGGGCGGCTACGGCTCCCCGGCGATCTCCTCGATCGGCAAGCTGCGCGTCTCCGACGTGGACGGCCCGGCCTCGCTGAACAACAACTTCACGGGCGTCGGCTCGATCGGCCTGCCGTCCGCGGTGTCCGTGGCGGCGACCTTCAACAAGGAGCTCGCGCGGTCCTTCGGCGACGCAATCGGCACAATGGCGCACGACATGCAGGTCTCGGGCTGGTACGCGCCGGCAACGAACACGCACCGCTACGCCTACGCGGGACGTAACTTCGAGTACTTCTCGGAGGATCCGGTCCTGGCTGGAACGCTGGTCGCCGAGGAAATCAAGGGCGCCCAGGCGAGGGGCGTGTACGCCTTCCTCAAGCACTTCGCCCTGAACGACCAGGAAACCAACCGCACGCACATGCTGGCGACCTGGACGAACGAGCAGGCAATGCGCGAAATCTACCTGCGTCCCTTCGAGATCGGCGTCAAGGACGGCGGCGCGCACGCGATCATGAGCGCGTTCAACTACATCGGTCCGGAGTACGCGGGTGCGAACTCGGCGCTGCTGAACGGCGTCCTGCGCGACGAGTGGGGCTTCCGCGGCATGGTCCTCACCGACTACTTCGCGGGCTACGGATACCAGAATGCCGACCAGATCACGCGCGGTGGTGGCGACCTGATGCTCGCGACGATCGACATGCCGATCGCGACGGTCAACGTGCAGGATGCCGCGGGTGTGACCGCGCTGCGTAACGCTTCGCACAACATCCTCTACACGGTCGCGAACTCGTGGATGTACGAGAACGGCCAGCCCGAGGTTACCCGCAATACCTGGGAGTACATCACCTGGGTGGTGGCAGGCGCCGCGATCCTGGCGCTCCTCGGACTTGAGCTGGTGGCGATTCGTCGCTACCGCGCCCGCAAGGACGAAGCCGTGATCACCGTCGAGCCCGCCGCCTCCATCGACGAGGCCGGGGCTGACAAGGCGGAGAAGTGA
- a CDS encoding LPXTG cell wall anchor domain-containing protein: protein MRLSKKLVIAALGSATLVLNPLAALAAGPTIEDADGPLVRIAISDTLNCSINYKGDSYNEFYNSRSATDPADCGTFLAVGSELFGPGELKSRAAVSTGAIAWTPVSQTKSGTGTQADPWVLTTVVRGGGFEITQTDTYSTGNDFYATTSSVKNISDTAQDFTLYHAADCYLQDNDYGFGEYDANTGTVICRAKDPETGQHTDRGRVEQFVPTTAGSNYYYSSFNEVWDKVKDREPLPNKLDHADDNRDNGMALSWTRTLEPNTTADYSLITSFSPKGQVALSSATCAVAQPGADSTATRTIGVTITNPNPDVKSVQTVIATLSDDATYVPQSASGAPEPTVAGKVLTFKDLELPANGSVKFSFLITGSAEVTPLVKISGTTTSGAAIAESDTSASSTCDFPELPKPDQPQPTPEQPQPTPEQPQPTPEQPQPTPGQPQPAGGKSSDGNKLASTGANTGVAIALVGLLGVAGVGLVAAKRRAR from the coding sequence ATGCGCCTGTCCAAGAAACTGGTCATTGCTGCGCTCGGCTCCGCGACCCTCGTTCTCAACCCGTTGGCGGCCCTCGCCGCTGGTCCCACGATTGAGGATGCGGACGGACCGCTCGTTCGGATTGCCATCTCCGACACGCTCAACTGCTCGATCAACTACAAGGGCGATAGTTATAACGAGTTCTATAATTCTCGATCCGCGACGGATCCAGCCGACTGTGGAACGTTCCTCGCTGTGGGATCTGAGCTGTTCGGTCCGGGGGAGCTGAAGTCTCGTGCTGCGGTGTCCACAGGGGCGATCGCCTGGACGCCGGTCTCGCAAACGAAGTCGGGAACGGGTACCCAAGCCGATCCGTGGGTCCTCACGACTGTCGTTCGCGGCGGCGGATTCGAGATCACGCAGACGGACACCTACTCAACGGGCAATGACTTCTACGCGACGACCTCGTCGGTGAAGAACATTTCGGATACCGCTCAGGACTTTACTCTCTACCACGCGGCGGATTGCTACCTCCAGGACAACGATTACGGCTTCGGTGAGTACGACGCGAACACGGGAACGGTTATCTGCCGAGCGAAGGATCCGGAAACCGGCCAGCACACGGATCGTGGCCGAGTCGAGCAGTTCGTCCCGACGACCGCCGGTTCGAACTACTACTACAGTTCCTTTAACGAGGTCTGGGACAAGGTCAAGGACCGTGAGCCGCTGCCCAACAAGCTCGACCACGCCGATGACAACCGGGACAACGGCATGGCTCTGAGCTGGACTCGTACCCTCGAGCCGAATACGACGGCCGACTACTCTCTCATCACCTCCTTCTCGCCGAAGGGCCAGGTCGCGCTGTCCTCCGCGACATGCGCCGTCGCCCAGCCGGGCGCCGACTCCACCGCGACGCGCACCATCGGCGTGACGATCACAAACCCGAACCCTGATGTCAAGTCGGTTCAGACGGTCATTGCGACACTGTCGGACGACGCCACCTACGTTCCCCAGTCGGCCAGCGGCGCCCCCGAGCCGACGGTCGCGGGCAAGGTGCTTACCTTCAAGGATCTCGAGCTTCCCGCCAACGGGTCGGTGAAGTTCTCGTTCCTTATCACCGGTAGCGCTGAGGTTACGCCGCTCGTGAAGATCTCGGGGACGACGACGAGCGGCGCAGCCATCGCCGAGTCCGATACCTCGGCGTCTTCGACGTGCGATTTCCCCGAGCTTCCGAAGCCCGATCAGCCCCAGCCGACCCCCGAGCAGCCGCAGCCGACCCCCGAGCAGCCGCAGCCGACCCCCGAGCAGCCGCAGCCCACTCCCGGGCAGCCGCAGCCCGCGGGTGGCAAGAGCTCTGACGGCAACAAGCTTGCCAGCACCGGCGCGAACACCGGCGTTGCCATCGCGCTCGTCGGCCTGCTCGGCGTCGCCGGCGTCGGCCTCGTGGCGGCCAAGCGCCGCGCACGCTGA
- a CDS encoding DNA-directed RNA polymerase subunit beta', with translation MLDAKTFDSLKITLATGDDIAVWSHGEVKKPETINYRTLKPERDGLFGEQIFGPTRDWECACGKYKRVRYKGIICEKCGVEVTRSRVRRERMGHIDLAAPVTHIWYFKGVPSRLGYVLNLAPKDLEKVIYFAAYMITEVDEKGRHEDLAELRAELEVQKKQMENNRDATINDFAEQLESDIAALEKDGASQAERERARKQGEREMAKIRRRFDGDIDGLEAVWERFKDLKVGDLEGDERLYRAMVARYGTYFKGDMGASAIQKRLETFDLEGEVAALRQTIASDSGPRKARAIKRLKVINAFVATGNSPASMVLTKIPVIPPDLRPMVQLDGGRFATSDLNDLYRRVINRNTRLKRLLELGAPEIIVNNEKRMLQESVDALFDNGRRGRPVAGPGNRPLKSISDMLKGKQGRFRQNLLGKRVDYSGRSVIVVGPQLQLHQCGLPKAMALELFKPFVMKRLVEKNYAQNVKAAKRKVERQRPEVWDVLDDVIREHPVLLNRAPTLHRLGIQAFEPQLIEGKAIQLHPLACGAFNADFDGDQMAVHLPLGAEAQAEARILMLSTNNILKPSDGRPVAMPSQDMIIGLFHLTSNPDPSIPVEKDEDGNPVVPYFSSQAEAQMAFDAGKLDLNATACIRFADGTVPPEGWEAPEGWESGDELILETSLGRAIFNELLPTDYPFVNEVVGKKQLGNIVNTLTQRYPNVLVADCLDALKSAGFHWSTWSGITIAFSDIQASPRKREILARYEAKAAEIVEQFETGIILEETRYEELVKLWLQCTEEVAEDMRANFSERNTVYRMVNSGARGNWSQVQQIAGMRGLVSDPKQKLIEQPIKANYREGLTVLEYFIATHGARKGLVDTALRTAESGYLTRRLVDVSQDVIVREADCGTRAGLKIDIAHKNEFGEWEASDTIETTAYARNLARDAVNEAGEVVMPAGTDLGDDQLAELVAAGVAQIVVRSVLTCESQVGTCAKCYGRSLATGKQVDIGEAVGIIAAQSIGEPGTQLTMRTFHTGGAASAADITQGLPRVQELFEARSPKVEAKMNEAAGRVHIDDEDPSARKVIITRDDGKEDLVIEVSRRQKLLVSEGQHIAAGTPLTEGQLDPKEILRIMGRNVAQKMLVDEVQKVYRDQGVGIHAKHIEVIVRQMLRRVTILEPGDTTFMPGELVDRMAYLTQNRRVAAEGGQPASGRQMLMGITKASLATDSWLSAASFQETTKVLTEAAMNGKSDSLVGLKENVILGKLIPAGTGLSRYNDVIVEPTAEAMANSNYSEADFGDGSVSEDFLDALGAIDFGMNFRE, from the coding sequence TTGCTGGACGCCAAAACGTTCGACAGCCTGAAGATCACCCTGGCCACCGGCGACGACATCGCCGTCTGGAGCCACGGTGAAGTCAAGAAGCCGGAGACCATCAACTACCGCACGCTCAAGCCCGAGCGCGACGGCCTGTTCGGTGAGCAGATCTTCGGTCCCACCCGCGACTGGGAGTGCGCGTGTGGCAAGTACAAGCGCGTGCGCTACAAGGGCATCATCTGCGAGAAGTGCGGAGTCGAGGTCACTCGCTCCCGCGTCCGCCGTGAGCGCATGGGTCACATCGACCTGGCCGCCCCCGTCACGCACATCTGGTACTTCAAGGGTGTTCCCTCGCGCCTGGGCTACGTGCTCAACCTCGCGCCCAAGGACCTCGAGAAGGTCATCTACTTCGCCGCCTACATGATCACCGAGGTCGACGAAAAGGGTCGCCACGAGGATCTGGCTGAACTGCGCGCCGAACTCGAGGTGCAGAAGAAGCAGATGGAGAACAACCGCGACGCCACGATCAACGACTTCGCGGAGCAGCTCGAGTCCGACATCGCCGCCCTGGAGAAGGACGGCGCCTCGCAGGCGGAGCGTGAGCGCGCCCGCAAGCAGGGCGAGCGCGAGATGGCCAAGATCCGTCGTCGCTTCGACGGCGACATCGACGGCCTCGAGGCCGTGTGGGAGCGCTTCAAGGACCTCAAGGTCGGCGACCTCGAGGGCGACGAGCGCCTCTACCGCGCGATGGTGGCCCGCTACGGCACCTACTTCAAGGGTGACATGGGCGCGTCCGCCATCCAGAAGCGCCTGGAGACCTTCGACCTGGAGGGCGAGGTCGCCGCGCTGCGCCAGACCATCGCCTCGGACTCCGGCCCGCGTAAGGCCCGCGCCATCAAGCGCCTGAAGGTCATCAACGCCTTCGTCGCGACCGGCAACTCCCCGGCCTCGATGGTCCTCACCAAGATCCCCGTGATCCCCCCGGACCTGCGCCCCATGGTGCAGCTGGACGGCGGCCGCTTCGCGACCTCCGACCTCAACGACCTGTACCGCCGCGTCATCAACCGCAACACCCGACTCAAGCGACTGCTCGAGCTGGGCGCCCCCGAGATCATCGTCAACAACGAGAAGCGCATGCTTCAGGAATCCGTTGACGCCCTCTTCGACAACGGCCGCCGCGGCCGCCCCGTCGCGGGTCCCGGCAACCGTCCGCTCAAGTCGATCTCGGACATGCTCAAGGGCAAGCAGGGTCGTTTCCGTCAGAACCTGCTCGGCAAGCGAGTCGACTACTCGGGTCGTTCCGTGATCGTCGTCGGCCCGCAGCTACAGCTCCACCAGTGTGGTCTGCCCAAGGCGATGGCCCTGGAGCTGTTCAAGCCCTTCGTCATGAAGCGCCTGGTTGAGAAGAACTACGCGCAGAACGTCAAGGCCGCCAAGCGCAAGGTCGAGCGTCAGCGCCCCGAGGTGTGGGACGTCCTCGACGACGTCATCCGCGAGCACCCCGTGCTGCTCAACCGTGCGCCCACGCTGCACCGCCTCGGCATCCAGGCGTTCGAGCCCCAGCTCATTGAGGGTAAGGCCATCCAGCTGCACCCCCTCGCCTGTGGCGCCTTCAACGCCGACTTCGACGGCGACCAGATGGCCGTTCACCTGCCGCTGGGCGCTGAGGCGCAGGCCGAGGCCCGCATCCTCATGCTGTCGACAAACAACATCCTCAAGCCCTCCGACGGCCGCCCCGTGGCCATGCCGTCGCAGGACATGATCATCGGCCTGTTCCACCTGACCTCGAACCCCGACCCGTCGATCCCGGTCGAGAAGGACGAGGACGGCAACCCCGTGGTTCCGTACTTCTCCAGCCAGGCGGAGGCCCAGATGGCGTTCGACGCGGGGAAACTGGACCTGAACGCGACCGCGTGCATCCGCTTCGCCGACGGCACCGTGCCGCCCGAGGGCTGGGAAGCCCCCGAGGGGTGGGAGAGCGGCGACGAGCTGATCCTCGAGACCAGCCTCGGCCGCGCGATCTTCAACGAACTGCTGCCCACCGACTACCCCTTCGTCAACGAGGTCGTCGGCAAGAAACAGCTCGGCAACATCGTGAACACCCTGACGCAGCGCTACCCGAACGTGCTCGTCGCGGACTGCCTCGACGCCCTGAAGTCGGCCGGCTTCCACTGGTCGACGTGGTCGGGCATCACGATTGCGTTCTCCGACATTCAGGCCTCGCCGCGTAAGCGCGAGATCCTGGCCCGCTACGAGGCCAAGGCCGCCGAGATCGTCGAGCAGTTCGAGACGGGTATCATCCTCGAGGAGACCCGCTACGAGGAGCTCGTCAAGCTGTGGCTGCAGTGCACCGAAGAGGTCGCCGAGGATATGCGCGCGAACTTCTCCGAGCGCAACACCGTGTACCGCATGGTGAACTCGGGTGCCCGTGGTAACTGGTCGCAGGTTCAGCAGATCGCCGGTATGCGTGGCCTCGTGTCCGACCCGAAGCAGAAGCTGATCGAGCAGCCCATTAAGGCGAACTACCGCGAGGGCTTGACGGTTCTCGAGTACTTCATCGCCACGCACGGCGCCCGTAAGGGCCTGGTCGATACGGCTCTGCGTACCGCCGAGTCGGGCTACCTGACACGTCGTCTGGTCGACGTTTCGCAGGACGTCATCGTCCGCGAGGCCGACTGTGGCACCCGCGCGGGCCTGAAGATCGACATCGCTCACAAGAACGAGTTCGGCGAGTGGGAGGCGTCCGATACCATCGAGACGACCGCCTACGCCCGTAACCTCGCCCGCGACGCGGTCAACGAGGCCGGAGAGGTCGTCATGCCCGCAGGCACCGACCTGGGTGACGATCAGCTCGCCGAGCTCGTCGCCGCCGGCGTCGCGCAGATCGTTGTCCGTTCCGTGCTCACCTGTGAGTCTCAGGTCGGAACCTGCGCGAAGTGCTACGGCCGTTCGCTGGCCACCGGCAAACAGGTCGACATCGGCGAGGCCGTCGGCATTATCGCCGCCCAGTCGATTGGCGAGCCCGGCACGCAGCTGACGATGCGTACCTTCCACACCGGTGGCGCCGCCTCCGCAGCGGATATTACACAGGGTCTGCCCCGTGTCCAGGAGCTCTTCGAGGCGCGCAGCCCGAAGGTCGAGGCCAAGATGAACGAGGCCGCCGGCCGCGTCCACATCGACGACGAGGATCCGAGCGCTCGTAAGGTGATCATCACCCGCGACGACGGCAAGGAAGACCTGGTCATCGAGGTGTCGCGCCGCCAGAAGCTCCTCGTCTCGGAGGGCCAGCACATCGCTGCGGGCACCCCGCTGACCGAGGGCCAGCTGGACCCGAAGGAGATCCTGCGCATCATGGGCCGCAACGTCGCCCAGAAGATGCTCGTGGACGAGGTCCAGAAGGTGTACCGCGACCAGGGCGTGGGTATCCACGCCAAGCACATCGAGGTCATCGTCCGTCAGATGCTGCGCCGCGTCACCATCCTGGAGCCCGGCGACACGACGTTCATGCCGGGCGAGCTCGTCGACCGCATGGCGTACCTGACGCAGAACCGCCGCGTCGCAGCCGAGGGCGGCCAGCCCGCCTCCGGCCGCCAGATGCTGATGGGCATTACGAAGGCGTCGCTGGCCACGGATTCGTGGCTGAGTGCCGCGTCCTTCCAGGAGACCACCAAGGTCCTGACCGAGGCCGCCATGAACGGCAAGTCGGACTCCCTGGTGGGCCTCAAGGAGAACGTCATCCTCGGTAAGCTCATCCCGGCTGGTACCGGCCTGTCGCGCTACAACGACGTCATCGTCGAGCCGACGGCTGAGGCCATGGCGAACTCGAACTACTCCGAGGCCGACTTCGGTGACGGCTCCGTGTCCGAGGACTTCCTCGACGCGCTGGGCGCCATCGACTTTGGCATGAACTTCCGCGAGTAA